The proteins below are encoded in one region of Paeniglutamicibacter cryotolerans:
- a CDS encoding sulfite exporter TauE/SafE family protein, protein MQTGTLVLILLAGFAAGWIDAVVGGGGLLQLPALLLVPGISPVQALATNKLGSLFGTTTSAITYYRRVHPDLRTALPMAAVALAGSFGGAILATLLPAEVIKPVIIAALIAVGLFTMLRPTAGELTALRYSGARHHATAAVIGLVIGGYDGLIGPGTGSFLIIAMVTLLGYDFLAASAKAKIVNMATNLGALAFFVPTGHLLWGIGLVLGMANMLGGYLGARMAVSRGSKFIRIVFLCVVGVLIVRLGYDVLFPEA, encoded by the coding sequence ATGCAGACCGGAACCCTCGTGCTCATTTTGCTGGCGGGTTTTGCCGCCGGCTGGATCGACGCGGTGGTCGGTGGCGGCGGTCTGCTGCAGCTGCCGGCGTTGCTGCTGGTTCCCGGGATCTCGCCGGTACAGGCGCTGGCCACCAACAAGTTGGGTTCCCTCTTCGGGACCACCACCAGCGCCATCACGTATTACCGGCGGGTGCATCCGGATCTGCGCACGGCGCTGCCGATGGCCGCCGTGGCACTGGCCGGCAGCTTCGGCGGGGCGATCCTGGCCACGCTCCTACCGGCCGAGGTGATCAAGCCCGTCATCATTGCCGCGTTGATCGCCGTCGGACTGTTTACGATGCTGCGGCCCACCGCCGGTGAACTCACGGCGCTGCGCTATTCCGGGGCCAGACACCACGCGACGGCTGCCGTTATTGGGCTGGTCATTGGCGGCTATGACGGGTTGATCGGCCCGGGCACCGGTTCCTTCCTGATCATCGCGATGGTCACGCTGCTGGGCTATGACTTCCTGGCTGCCAGCGCGAAGGCGAAGATCGTGAACATGGCCACCAACCTCGGCGCGCTGGCCTTCTTCGTGCCCACCGGGCACCTGCTGTGGGGGATCGGGCTCGTCCTCGGTATGGCGAATATGCTCGGCGGCTATCTGGGTGCGCGCATGGCGGTGAGCCGCGGCAGCAAATTCATCAGGATCGTGTTCCTCTGCGTCGTCGGCGTGCTGATAGTGCGCCTGGGCTACGACGTGTTGTTCCCGGAAGCCTAG